The DNA window CAAAAATCTTGAAACTTTAAACACGTATCAATGGTTGGATGACATATCCGAGGAGAACCCTCTTACCAACCTTGATATAGATTAGAAATGATGTAGAAGACTACTATTTGTCTATGACTGCATCATACCAGGAGGTGATGCAAATGGCAAGAGACAGTAGTAGCGTGGTTGCTAGAGTAGGACTCGATGACAGGGGTTTTCAAGAAGGCGTCAGCAAGATACAAAGAAGCCTGAAAGTGGTACAGAGTGAATTTGCAGCCGCAAGCTCAAAGCTTGGAGACTTTGGAAAATCTACTGAGGAATTAAAGCTAAAATCAGACAGCCTCAATAAGCAAGTGGAGCTACAAAAGGAAAAAGTGGCGGCATTAAGCAGGAGCTATCAGGAGAGCGTAGAGAAAAAGGGCGCAGACGCCAAGGCAACAGAAAATCTAAAGATTAAGCTAAATTACGCCAATGCAGAGCTCGGAAAAATGCAGCAAGAGCTCAAAGAGACAACAAACGAGCTCAAGATCAAAAGCTCTGCGTGGCACAAGCTCTCCGAAAGCATGGACAAGGCTGGAGAAAAGATGAAATCCATGGGCGACAAGATGTATTCAGTAGGCAGCAAGCTATCTACTGCTGTCACCTTGCCGATTGTAGGCATAGGCAGTGCCGCCACTAAAATGGCCATGGAAGCAGTGGAATCAGAAAATCTCTTTGATGTTGCAATGGGCTCTATGGCTGGGCAGGCTAGAGCGTGGTCTGAGGAGACATCAAAGGCTCTTGGGCTTAACGCGTATAGTGTTAGAAACAGCATGGCCACATATAACGCCATGCTCACATCCATGGGGCTCACATCAGATGAGTCCTTGAAGATTTCAGAGAGCCTGACTCAGCTTTCATATGACATGGCATCCTTCTACAACCTAAAGCCGGAAGAAGCATTTGAAAAACTAAAGTCAGGAATCTCAGGAGAAGCGGAGCCCCTAAAGGCGCTGGGTATCCTGGTTAACGATACAACCATAAAGACATACGCATACACACATGGTATCGCCAAGCAAGGCGAAGAGCTGACGGAGGCTCAAAAGGTGCAGGCAAGATACGGAGCAATAATGGAGGCCACCAAGAACGCACAGGGCGACCTTGCCAGAACAATGGACAGCCCCACAAACAAACTCAGGATAATGAAGGAGCAGGCGCAGCAGATAGGCATACAATTCGGCCAGCTTTTAATACCTATACTTGAAAAACTCATAGCAGTCATAAAGCCTTTGCTGGATAGATTCCAAGGGCTTTCAAAAGAGCAGCAGGACATGGTAATTAAAATCGCCATGATTGCAGCAGCCATAGGACCTGTAATTGCTGTGATTGGGAAGGTGGTGGCCATTGTCGGGGCAGTATCTTCGGCATTTGGCGCAGCATCAGGAGCCATAGCAGCAGCCGGAGGCGCCTTTGCCATAATAACAGGCCCTGTTGGAATAGCAGTCGGAGTCATAGCAGGGCTTATCGCTATAGGTGTAGCGCTCTATAAAAACTGGAGCACCATAAAATCGACAGCAGCAACTGTCTGGAATGGAATAAAGACAGCTATTGAAAATCCGATAAACGCCGCAAAGAACACAGTGAGAAATGCAGTGGATTCTATCAGAAACTTCTTTAAAAATCTCAAGATACCGGAGATAAAAATACCCAAGATAAAGCTGCCTCACTTTGAACTGAAGGGCAAATTCAGCCTAAGCCCTCCGCAGGTACCGAAGCTAAATGTAAACTGGTACTCAAGCGGAGGCATATTCAGCAGCCCTAGCATCATAGGAGTCGGAGAAGCCGGAAAGGAAGCTGTGGTCCCAATTGACAAGCTGGACGAGATTATCGCAAGATCACTTGAAAAGGCAGGAATAAGAGCAGATTTTAATGGGCAGGAAAGCATTTCAAAAAATAACAGCATCACTAATAACTATGAAATCACAATCAACAATCCAAAGCCTGAAGCGGCGCCTGACAGCACCAGAAGAGTACTTCTTCGCCAGTCTTACGGGCTAGGATAACGGGAGGTGATAATGTGTCAGGTCAGAAATGGAGCTTTGCAGGAGTCGATTTAAATACAAAAGGATGGTCCGTTATTGAAGTGCCTGAAGGTATAGGGACAGTCGGACTTAGAGGCAGCAATATACAAATACCATTCCAGGACGGCAAGCACTGGATCAAAAAGCGCTACGAAGAAAGGATAGTAATGCTGCCTATGTGGGTCAGAGGATTGGATCCTGTAACAGGGAAAGTGCCAAGCGGAGTAAGCTTGGATGAACAGCTTTATGAGAACATAGACTTTCTAAGCAGGCTATTTGGCAAAAGAGGAGAGCATACTCTTAAAAGAACACTTCCAGATGGGTCGGAAAGGGAAGCACTGGCAGAGGTGTATAAGCAGGTCAACTTTGTAAAAAGCATGCCCGGTTATGCCAAATTTGCCGTTGAATTCTTGCTTTCGGATCCGTTTTTCTATGATACTCAGAAAACGCAGGAGACTAAACAGGTCAGCAATACTTCTTACGAGTGGACTCATAACAATCCGGGAACGGCTCCGGCTACAGACGTTGTAATTACTCTTAGCGGGCCCATGGAATCCCCAAAACTCGAGTGCCTTGGCAGCAATTTATGGCTTCAGTTTCAAGGTAGCATAGGCAGCGGGGAGAGCGTGGTTATAAATGCTGGTGATTTCACATGCAAGAAAGGATCTTCTAACATGATTTCTGCAATAAAGCATGGGGGAGATGCCTGCTGGTTCATTCTCGAGTCAGGATACAACCAACTGCGAATAAGTGGAGCTTCTGGCGGCAGCGTAAAGCTCGAATACTATCCGGCATATTTTTAAGAAATGAGGTGATTTAATGTATCCAGCAGTTTTAGAACACAGGATAGCATATGACATAGATGGAACTGAAGTAGGTTATAGGTATATGAGCGATGTTTCGCTTTCTACTATATTTGGCAACGGCGTGAGCAGCTGGCTAGACAGCCAGAGCAAACAGAACCTAAACAGAGAAGACAGGGCTCAGGAATGGGGAAAGTACGACAATGATCCGGGCCTTGCTTTTTGGTTCTTTTTTCCTGAGCTAAGAGAGATTAATAAAATGGGCATTCAGTATCCTGCAAGTGGAATCAGCAATCCCACAGAAAGGCTTATTCAAGGCTCAGTAGATACGACAAACGGCATGGATGGAACCTGGGAAACGGCTGTGTATTCATATCCTACTCCCACTGCTGATTTGGACAACTGGAGAGACAGCATGTTTACAATATCCTTCTCAGGCCCAGTCAAAGCACTGCGTTTTGGGATAAGGCACTCAAGTGCAGCTGAAATAATAAAGGTCTGTGGCATTCACATATATGGCAGAAAAGCTGCAGGCGAGCAAGTAGATGATTTGGCTTTCTGCGATGCTTCGGGAAATGAGCTTACATCGCTAATCGACTGGGAAGATAGGCCTGAAGGAACTACTCAAATAAGATCAATCAAGATCAAGAATGCGAGTACGAGCAAAATAGCAAATGGCGTCAATTTGCAGCTAAATCACTCGGATTTTACCATGGCTTGGTCTTCTGATGGACCATGGCAGAGCGTACTTGACATTGCAAGCATAGGCCCTGGCAGTCTAAGCAGCACAGTCTACATCCGGAACGCCTTACTTCCTCCACTGCTGACACTCGGACCAAAGTCGGCCAGGATTATTGCCACAGTTGGCAGCTGGGCATAGGCAGGTGAACTAACATGGGCTTACCCGGAATAAATCTAGTTTCGCCAGGAGATCTATACAGCAGCACAGTCTTAACGTTGCACTTTGATGCGACATATACAGATAGCCTTGATAAGCTCGTAGCTACAGAGGTTATCATAGAAGTCGACAGCGTGAACACATTTGATAGCGCAGACAAGAAAAGCAGCACCTTTTATAACGTGGCGTCCGGAGCAACCTGCAGGGCAGCTTTTTCATTAACAAGTGGAACTTGGTTTTGGCGAGCTACAGCCACCAATGCAAGCGGCAGCACTACATCGCAGACGCGTTCATTCTCAGTTGATTATGTCTTAAAGCGAAGCTTGTATCAGATAGAAAACGTGGCAAAATTCGGGCCTGCCTGGACAAGAAAGCGGATGCTCCATCTGTTTGAAAACGTTGCAAAGTATGGTCCGGATTGGACCAAGGTGCGCGGCCTGTACAATTACGAGAACATAACAAGTGATCCGCCATTTCCATTCATAGAACGTTTGTCCACCACAAGGGCGGCTAAGGGAGCAGTTGTCACAGTATACGGTAATGGCTTTGGAGCAAAGGCAGAAACCGATACATCAAATACTGATAGGGCAGCAAGAGGCTATGGCGGACAGGTATACCTAGGCGAAATGCTCTGCAATGTCATCTCGTGGAGCTGGCAGCAGATTGTATTTCAAGTTCCCCAGGAAGCGGAAAACGGTGCTGTTAAGGTCAGACTTAATACTCCAAGTCCTCCCGGAATGCGAGACAGCAACGTAATCGGACTTGAAGTGTACGAATCGGAACCTGCGGATGATATAGGTATAGAGCTTTTTGTTTGCGGCAAGAATAATCCTAACACTATACTTTGCCAGCTTGACGGAGCAAGAAACAAGTCATTCCAGGTGCTTCTCAACAATCCCGGCAGCGGTAAGTTCTCAATAAGTAGATATGATGAAAAGGGAGGCAATCGTGAGTATGTGGCAGATCAAAACTACATCCTCTGCAGGCTCGACGGCGTTGACCTGTTCAAGTGGATCATAGAAGCTAGAAAGCCTTCGTATGTTGACGATAGCGAGCAGCAGATGATAGAGGTAAGCGGCAGAGGAGTCCTCTCGCTGCTTGAGAGGGCGGTTGTTTATCCAGAAGGAATGCCTAGTCCGGAGACGCTTGAGCGCAGCTTCACTGATATGCACGGTGGTGCGATTCTAAGACAGCTTATATTGGAAGCGCAGCAAAGAGGATGCCTCCCAGGAGTTGTTCTAGACTGGTCTGCAGACAAGGACTCGCTTGGCAATCCGTTTGAGGATATGAGCAACATATCCTTTCATGCGGGAACACCTATTTCACAGGTAATAACAAAGCTCAGCGAAGGCATGGGCCTTTTCGACATAGAGATGACCCCGAGCCTGCATCTGAGGCTCTATAAAGTCAAAGGCAGCGACAAGTACGATACGGTAAAATACCGTCCCGGTCAGGCTATCATAAGACACGAAAACCAAAGCGACAGCACTGGTGTGACAAATGCCTTGCTAGTGGAAGGAGAAGATGGCAGCCTTGTTGAGACTATGCACCCGACCAGCCAAAACGACTACGGAAGGCGGGAAGGATATCTTCAAGCCAGGAATATTGCAAGCGATTGGGCAAAGCTCCAAGACTACGGGCAGATGTTTCTAAGAAGCGCGGCACAGGTCAGCTGGGGTATACAGGGAACTGTGGTGAAATTCACAGACTCGCTCGGGAGCAAGCTAAAGCCTTTTGAAACATTTATGCACGGAGACTGGATAGGCTGGTACATACCTCCTGAAGGAATGGACACTGCGGGATTTGACGGCAAGGTGAGAGTCAAGGGAATAACCTGCGAGGAAGATAGTGAAACAGGATTTGTTAGGTATGTGCTAGAGCTTAACAACATAATGCTCGAACATGAAATTAAGATGGCACAGCTTGTTGAACGACTATCGATGTTTACAAAGGACAGCGTGCTGTCAAACCCGGCAACACAGACTCCTGCAAACATCAGCCACAATCACACGCATTCGACGCTGCTAGGCTTGGATGTGGACGACCATCTTCAGTATTACAACGAGGCAAGGCATGCGGCTGATTCGCACAGCAGCATACAGAGAGTATCAAGCATTAAAAGGTCGGGCGGAAACGCACTTACTGGGGATGTCACATTTATTGCTGGAAGCAACGTATCCATCTCACAAAATGATGCGCAAAAAAGTATTACAATTTCATCAAGCTCGGGCGGCAGTGGAACTAGTTATCAGAATCCCATAGACATTCCGCCATCAAATCCTCATAGCATGGATGATGAATTCGATGATGACACAATTGATGTAAGGTGGAACTGGGTAAACCAAGGATCGGGTGCAGTTACAGAGGAAAAAGGATATTTGAAAATATTGATTCCGGGCAACTCATCGGCACTTGTAAGAGGTGTTGTGCAGACAGCGCCAAGCGGAGACTTTACTGTTACGGCAAAGCTTCTAGGCAGCGATAAGGTGGGGTCGTATTTTAAATATGGCATAATTCTTTCGGAATCTCTAACTGGGAAGCAAAAGTTTTTGAACCTTGAATCAACAGGAGTCGACCAATCTCCAAACGTAATGTGGGAGGATTACAATACTTCAACAAGCAGAAACACATACTCGCGTTATGGCAAAGGATTCACTATCGGGTATCTTAGGGTAAAAATCTACAATGATGCTGGAACATGGAAGGCAAATCTTATGTATTCTCCAAATGGCATAGCATTCCCACAACATGCATCGGGGATAGTCGTGGGATTTAAGCCGGGTTATGTAGGGCTTGGAATAAATAATGAAAATGCTTCGTCAGCCTTTGCAGGATATTTTGATTGGATTAGAATCACAGAGCCTTAGGGCTCTTTTTTATTTTAGGAAGTAAGGAGGAATAAAGATATGAAAGACATTTCAAACTGGAGTCAAATCGCATGCGCTATGATTGGTGCTTACTTAGGTTGCTTTTTAGGCGGTTGGGATGGATTTCTTTACGCATTGGTTGCCTTTGTAGTTATCGACTACTTAACGGGTGTTATGGTGGCGATCCTGGAAAAAAGGCTCTCAAGTGAAATCGGTGCAAAAGGCATTTTCAAGAAAGTCATGTTGTTTTCACTTGTAGCTGTAGCACACATTGTTGATGCTCAACTTATCGAATCAGGGAGCACTATTCGTACTGCGGTTATATTTTTCTATTTATCAAACGAGGGAATCAGCATACTTGAAAACGCCACAAAGATAGGGCTCCCTATACCTGAAAAGCTTAAAGCTGTTTTGATGCAGCTGAAAAAGGAGGAAAATTGACATGAAAATTAAAATATACCTTAGTCCGTCAAACCAGCCCAATAACAAATATTGCATAGGCAACACAAATGAAAAAGAGCAGATGGAGGATTTGGCAAAACGCATAAAGTGCATACTCGACAGCGAATATGAATGTGAAGTGATTATGGCCATGCTTTCTCTTGGGATTGGAATAGAAGGAAGAGCAAGTGAAGCCAAGGGCAAGAAATGCGATGTGTACCTTGCAATCCACTCCAACGCCGGGAATGGAAAGTCAGCCGGGGCAGTCGCTTTCTATAATCCAG is part of the Peptoclostridium acidaminophilum DSM 3953 genome and encodes:
- a CDS encoding phage tail tape measure protein, giving the protein MARDSSSVVARVGLDDRGFQEGVSKIQRSLKVVQSEFAAASSKLGDFGKSTEELKLKSDSLNKQVELQKEKVAALSRSYQESVEKKGADAKATENLKIKLNYANAELGKMQQELKETTNELKIKSSAWHKLSESMDKAGEKMKSMGDKMYSVGSKLSTAVTLPIVGIGSAATKMAMEAVESENLFDVAMGSMAGQARAWSEETSKALGLNAYSVRNSMATYNAMLTSMGLTSDESLKISESLTQLSYDMASFYNLKPEEAFEKLKSGISGEAEPLKALGILVNDTTIKTYAYTHGIAKQGEELTEAQKVQARYGAIMEATKNAQGDLARTMDSPTNKLRIMKEQAQQIGIQFGQLLIPILEKLIAVIKPLLDRFQGLSKEQQDMVIKIAMIAAAIGPVIAVIGKVVAIVGAVSSAFGAASGAIAAAGGAFAIITGPVGIAVGVIAGLIAIGVALYKNWSTIKSTAATVWNGIKTAIENPINAAKNTVRNAVDSIRNFFKNLKIPEIKIPKIKLPHFELKGKFSLSPPQVPKLNVNWYSSGGIFSSPSIIGVGEAGKEAVVPIDKLDEIIARSLEKAGIRADFNGQESISKNNSITNNYEITINNPKPEAAPDSTRRVLLRQSYGLG
- a CDS encoding phage tail family protein, with the protein product MSGQKWSFAGVDLNTKGWSVIEVPEGIGTVGLRGSNIQIPFQDGKHWIKKRYEERIVMLPMWVRGLDPVTGKVPSGVSLDEQLYENIDFLSRLFGKRGEHTLKRTLPDGSEREALAEVYKQVNFVKSMPGYAKFAVEFLLSDPFFYDTQKTQETKQVSNTSYEWTHNNPGTAPATDVVITLSGPMESPKLECLGSNLWLQFQGSIGSGESVVINAGDFTCKKGSSNMISAIKHGGDACWFILESGYNQLRISGASGGSVKLEYYPAYF
- a CDS encoding phage holin family protein translates to MKDISNWSQIACAMIGAYLGCFLGGWDGFLYALVAFVVIDYLTGVMVAILEKRLSSEIGAKGIFKKVMLFSLVAVAHIVDAQLIESGSTIRTAVIFFYLSNEGISILENATKIGLPIPEKLKAVLMQLKKEEN
- a CDS encoding IPT/TIG domain-containing protein, with protein sequence MGLPGINLVSPGDLYSSTVLTLHFDATYTDSLDKLVATEVIIEVDSVNTFDSADKKSSTFYNVASGATCRAAFSLTSGTWFWRATATNASGSTTSQTRSFSVDYVLKRSLYQIENVAKFGPAWTRKRMLHLFENVAKYGPDWTKVRGLYNYENITSDPPFPFIERLSTTRAAKGAVVTVYGNGFGAKAETDTSNTDRAARGYGGQVYLGEMLCNVISWSWQQIVFQVPQEAENGAVKVRLNTPSPPGMRDSNVIGLEVYESEPADDIGIELFVCGKNNPNTILCQLDGARNKSFQVLLNNPGSGKFSISRYDEKGGNREYVADQNYILCRLDGVDLFKWIIEARKPSYVDDSEQQMIEVSGRGVLSLLERAVVYPEGMPSPETLERSFTDMHGGAILRQLILEAQQRGCLPGVVLDWSADKDSLGNPFEDMSNISFHAGTPISQVITKLSEGMGLFDIEMTPSLHLRLYKVKGSDKYDTVKYRPGQAIIRHENQSDSTGVTNALLVEGEDGSLVETMHPTSQNDYGRREGYLQARNIASDWAKLQDYGQMFLRSAAQVSWGIQGTVVKFTDSLGSKLKPFETFMHGDWIGWYIPPEGMDTAGFDGKVRVKGITCEEDSETGFVRYVLELNNIMLEHEIKMAQLVERLSMFTKDSVLSNPATQTPANISHNHTHSTLLGLDVDDHLQYYNEARHAADSHSSIQRVSSIKRSGGNALTGDVTFIAGSNVSISQNDAQKSITISSSSGGSGTSYQNPIDIPPSNPHSMDDEFDDDTIDVRWNWVNQGSGAVTEEKGYLKILIPGNSSALVRGVVQTAPSGDFTVTAKLLGSDKVGSYFKYGIILSESLTGKQKFLNLESTGVDQSPNVMWEDYNTSTSRNTYSRYGKGFTIGYLRVKIYNDAGTWKANLMYSPNGIAFPQHASGIVVGFKPGYVGLGINNENASSAFAGYFDWIRITEP